In the Dyella humicola genome, TAAGACAGGCCAATTGATGCTCTTGATCCAAGGTGTGCGTACCATCACGCGAATGTGTCGAGAAAAAGCTCGTAGGCCATTGCCAATACGTTAATTTTTGGATTTAATGCTAGTGCGTACTCGCCAGTCTAGGCGCAGGCGCCCAGGGGCAAGGGGGAAAATCGTGGGGCTCTTTACACCCAAGAAGCCGCCACTTGTTGGCGTCGACATCAGTTCGACGGCCGTCAAGTTGCTGCAGCTCAGCCAAGCCGGCGGTCGCTATCGCGTGGAACATTACGCGGTCGAGCCACTGCCCCCTAATGCCGTAGTCGAGAAAAACATCGTCGAGGTCGAGGCGGTGGGCGAGGCCATCCGACGAGCCTTGGCGCGCTCCGGCTCCAAGCTCAAGCATGCGTCGGCGGCGGTAGCCGGGTCAGCCGTGATCACCCGCGTCATACCGATGCCGAGTGAGCTGTCCGAGGATGATCTCGAAGGCCAGATCCAGGTCGAGGCCAACCAGTACATCCCGTATCCGATCGATGAGGTCAGCCTCGACTACGAGGTGCTCGGTCCGGTACGCGACAACCCCGAAATGAACAATGTGCTGCTCGCTGCCTCGCGCACCGAGAACGTCGACATGCGCGTGGCCGCGCTCGACCTGGGTGGGCTTTCCGCCAAAGTGGTCGATGTCGAGGCCTTCGCCATGGAGAATGCGTTCGCCATGGTGGCCGACCAGCTCAATGTCGGTCGCGATGCGCTGGTTGCCGTGGTCGACATCGGCGCCACCATGACCACGCTGTCGGTGCTGCGCAACCAGCGCACCATCTATTCGCGTGAGCAGGTGTTCGGCGGCAAGCAGCTGACCGACGAAATCATGCGCCGCTACGGTCTCTCCTATGAGGAAGCCGGCCGTGCCAAGCGCAAGGGCGGCCTGCCGGACTCCTATGAGAGCGAGGCGCTGGAGCCGTTCAAGGAGTCGCTGATCCAGCAGATCGGGCGTCTCCTGCAGTTCTTCTTTGCCGGTAGCGAATACAGCAAGGTCGATCAGGTCGTACTGGCGGGCGGCTGTGCCTCGATCGAAGGCATCGGTCCGATGCTCGAGGACCAGCTGGGCGTTCCCTGCGTCGTCGCCAATCCTCTGGCGCGCATGTCGCTGTCGCCGCGTGTGCAGGCGCAGTCGCTGGCTCAGGACGCCCCCGCATTGATGATTGCGGTCGGCCTCGCGCTGAGGAGCTTCGACTGATGGCACATATCAACCTACTTCCGTGGCGCGCCGAGCGCCGCAAGCAGCGAGAGCGCGAGTTCTTCATGCAACTGGGGGCCGCCCTGGTGGCGGCCATCCTGGTGCTGCTGCTGTGGACAGCCTGGATGGGGCAGCGCGTCGACAACCAAAACGACCGCAATACGCTTTTGCAGGGCGAGATCAAGCAGCTCGACGAGCGCATCGTCAAGATCAAGGATCTGGAGAAGGTGCGTGAGCGACTGCTGGCACGCAAGCAGATCATCGAGCAACTGCAGGCCAATCGCTCGCAGATGGTGCATCTGTTCGATGAGCTGGTAAGGACGATTCCGGCCAGCGCGCGACTGGGTGGCCTCAAGCAAAGCGGTGACTCGCTGACCCTCGACGGTGTAGCGCAGTCCAATGCCAGCGTGGCCGAGTACATGCGCAATATCGAGGCGTCGCCGTGGATGGGGCATGCCGATTTGCGCAAGACCGAGAACACGCACGCTGGCGACACGCGGATGCCCTATAACTTTGGGCTGGATGTCGCGCTGAGCCGACCCAAGTCCGACGAGAACGGTGAAGTCTCCGACGACGATCAGGCGCCCATCGTGCCAACCGCCAAGCCCGCACCGGCGGCCGGCGCTCCAGCTACGCCACCAGCTCCGGCTCCGGCCGCAGCCACCCAGCCGAGCAAGCCGGCGGCGGCGACCAGTGTCTCCGCGGGGGCCAAGCCCACGAGCCCGGCCGGTAATGGAGGAGCCAAGTCATGAAGTTCCTCTCCGATCTGCAGAACCTCGATCGCAACAATATTGGCGGTTGGCCGCAGTCGATCAAGGTCTTCTTTACCGCCTTGGTGTTCGTCCTCGTTGTCTTCCTGGGCTGGTACCTGTACGTCAGCGACCAGCAGACGACGTTGGAACAGTTGGTGGGCAAGGAAGACCAGCTGAAGCAGGAGTTCTCGCAGAAGCAGGCCAAGTCGGTCAATCTCGAGGCTTTGCAGCAGCAGCTCGACGAGATGCAGGACATGCTGCGGCAGTTGCTGCGCCAGTTGCCCAGCAAGACCGAAATGCCGGAACTTCTGGTCGACATCTCTCAGACGGCGCTCTCTGCAGGCCTGGAAACCGAGCTGTTTCAGCCGGGGCCGGAATCGCCGAAGGACTTCTACGCGGAGAAGCCGATCACGCTGCGCATGGTGGGCACTTATCACCAGTTCGGCACCTTCATCAGTGGCGTGGCATCGCTGCCGCGTGTCGTGATCCTGACCCTGCACGATGTTTCGCTGACGCCGAAGAACGCCCCCGCGGCAGGCAAGGCGGGCGCGCCCGCTAGCGCCGCACCTGCGGGTGGCTTGCTTGTGCTGCAAGGCACGGTAAAGACCTATCGCTATCTGGAAGATGACGAGAGTGCCGAGGCCAAGGCAGCCAATGCCAAGTCAGCCGGCGGCAAGACACAAGCTGCCAAGACAGGGGGGCAGAAATGAGCAAATTGACTGCCATCCGGTCCGTTGTTCGGGCCACGCGTATCTTGCCGGTGCTCGCTGCATTGTTGGTGCTCGCCGGTTGCACGCGCGGTACCTCTGATCTGCGTGACTGGGTCGACCAGGAAAAGCACAAGAAGGGAGCGCCGATTCCGCCGCTTCCCGTCATCAAGACCTTCGAAACCTTTCAGTACAACGATCAGGGTCGCCGTGATCCGTTCAGTCCGAGCACGGCCGAGCTGCAGCAAGGCAACGCCAACAGCGGCCCGCGTCCGGACGAGAACCGTTCCAAGGAGCCGTTGGAAATGTTTGCGCTGGACAGCCTGAAGATGGTCGGCACGGTGGGAGGGGGCACGGGCATTGAGGTGCTCGTGAAGGATCCTGGTGGGGTGATTCACCGTGTCCATCGCAACGAATACATGGGCCAGAACTACGGTCGGGTCACCGCCATCGGCGATGACCATATCGACTTGGTAGAGCTGGTTTCCAACGGAAATGGTGGCTGGATGGAACGTCCTGCCAGCATCGCGCTCAGCGAGAAATGAGAAATACAGGGGCTGATGCAATGACCAACCAAATCAAACCTGTTCGGGGCCGTGTCATGCGCCAGGCAAGCCGCTATGTGATCGTGGGCCTGCTGACGCTCGGTGCCGCCTGGTCGAACGTGGCCGCTGCTGCCACCAGTACCCTGAAGGAGATCAGCTTCGACACGCTGCCGGGTGGCCGCATCGAGCTGCACCTCAACTTCGCGCAAGGGCCGGTGCCGGAGCCAAAGATCTTCACCACGGGCAATCCGCCGCGCATCGCTGTCGACTTCGCCGACACCGACAACGCGGCGCCGCGCCATATCGATATCAACAAGGGTTCCACCACGGGCGTGTCCGCCGTGTCGGCCGGGGGGCGTACCCGAGTCGTCGTGGAATTGATGCGCGAATCCACCTATCGCTCGCGTGTCGAGGGCAATAGCCTGGTGCTGACCGTGAATAACGGTACCGATGCGACAACCACGACGACAGCAGCCACGATCGATCCGTCCAAGGCGCTGCCTTCGGCGATGAATGGTCCCTCGGTGTCGAATATCGACTTCCGTCGCGGCCCGAACGGCGAAGGCCGCGTGTTGATCGACTTCAGCGGTGCGGGCGCCAACGCCGATATGAAGACCCAGGGCGACAAGGTGGTGGTCGAGCTCGGCCAGGTGAACTTGCCGCCGAATCTCGCGCAACGGCTGGATGTGCTCGACTTCGCCACGCCCGTGCAATCCATCGTCACCAAGGCCGGAGTGCGCGGCGGTGCTCGCATGGAGATCGCCGTCAAGGGCCCGGTGGATGCGTCGGCCTTCCAGAGCGGCAATCAGTACGTGGTCGAGATTGCGGCCAAGAAGAAGGATCCGAAGGCCGCGGACGGCAAGCTGGCCAAGGGTCAGGAGCCCGTCTACAACGGCAATCGCGTCACCTTCAATTTCCAGGACATCCCGGTCCGCTCGGCGCTGCAGTTGCTCGCCGACATTTCGGGCCTGAACCTGGTGGCGTCCGATACGGTGGGTGGCAGCGTCACGCTGCGGCTGGTCAACGTGCCGTGGGACCAGGCGCTCGATGTCGTGCTGCGCGCCAAGAGCCTGGACAAGCGTCGCAACGGCAACGTGATCTGGATTGCGCCGCAGGAAGAGCTGGCCAAGTACGAGCAGAACATTGCCGATGCCCGCCTGAAGGCGGAAGACAATGCCGAGCTGGTCACGGACTATGTGCCGATCAGCTATGGCAAGGCCAAGGATATCGCCAAGCTCCTGACCACCGGCAGCATGCAGTCCCAGGGTGGCGGCGGTGCCGGTGGCGCGAATTCGTCGCACGGCTTCCTGTCCTCGCGCGGCAGCGTATCGTTCGACGAGCGCACCAACACCCTGCTGATCAACGACAACCCGCAGAAGATCCGCGAGTTGCGTGAACTGATCGCCGTGCTGGACAAGCCGGTGCAGCAGGTGTTGATCGAGTCGCGCATCGTGATCGCCACCGACAACTTCACCCGCGATCTGGGCGTGAAGTGGGGCGTGCAGGCGACTCGCACCTTGCCGGGCGGCAACGTGATTGCTACCAACCCGTCCGGAGACGGCGCCGTTTCGCTGGCGACCAGCCAGCACAATGCCAACGTGACCAATGCGGTCAATATGGCTAACTTTCTCAATGGCGGCAGCGTCGGTCCTGTTCCCACACCGCCAACGGTCACTTACCCGGGTGGCGCGAACGTCAACCTGCCCGTGACCAGCCCCGCCGGCCAGCTCGGCCTGGCGATCCTGGGCAAGAACTTCCTGGTCGACCTCGAGCTTTCCGCCGCCCAGACCGAAGGACGTGGCGAGGTCATCTCCAGTCCTCGGGTGATCACCTCCAACCAGCAGGAAGCGGTGATACGCCAGGGTCAGGAAATCGGCTACGTGACCTTCCAGAACAGCGCCACCGGTGCGGCCGGTAGCGGCACCGCGACGGTGCAGTTCAAGGACGCCGTGCTGGAGCTGAAGGTGACCCCGACGATCACCGCCGACAATCGCGTCTACCTGATGATCAATGTGAAGAAGGACGCCCTGGCGAGCTTCATCACCGTACCGGGTAGCGGCCAGGTTCCGCAGATCGACACCCGTGAGATCAATACGTCGGTGCTGGTGGACAATGGTCAGACCGTGGTACTCGGCGGCATCTATGAAATCACCAAGCAGAACACCGCGACCAAGGTGCCTGGCTTGGGCGATATCCCGGGTCTCGGCTTCCTGTTCCGCAGCACCTCGCGTGAAAGCGACAAGGCTGAGCTGTTGATCTTCGTGACGCCGCGCATTCTCAGCGAAAGTCTGCAATAAGCGCGGGTACAGGGCGATACGGAAAGGGCGGCTTCGGCCGCCCTTTTTTGTTGCTGTCGGGGCGCCTTGCGTGCTGGCGCCGCCAGCCAAAAGTCATGGGTACTAAACTTCTCCGCGGGTTTAAGGTCTGTAACCGCGCAACCTTAGATGGAACACCCGATGGACATGCCCCAAGCCCAGCCTGCATCCCGCTTGCAGCAGGCGTTTTTACGCGTACGCGACGAGCTGCAGCGCAGCGTCATCGGTCAACCGCACCTCATCGACTGCCTGCTGGTGGCGCTGCTGGCCGACGGCCACCTGCTCGTCGAAGGCGCGCCCGGCCTCGCCAAGACCACCGCGGTAAAGGCGCTGGCAGGCTGTATCGAGGCTGATTTTCATCGCGTCCAGTTCACGCCGGATCTGCTGCCGGCGGATCTCACCGGCACCGATATCTTTCGTCCGCAATCGGGCAACTTCGAGTTCGAGCAAGGCCCGCTGTTCCACAACATCGTGCTGGCCGACGAAATCAATCGTGCACCGGCGAAGGTGCAGTCGGCCTTGCTGGAGGCCATGGCCGAGCGGCAGATTACGGTGGGCCGCAGTACCTGGCACTTGCCCGACCTCTTCATGGTGATGGCAACGCAGAATCCGATCGAGCAGGAGGGCACCTTCGCGCTGCCCGAGGCACAGCTCGACCGCTTCGTGATGCATGTGACCATCGGCTATCCGGATGCCGCCTCCGAGCTGGCGATCCTCAAGCTGGCGCGAGATCAGGCGCGCCGCAGCCTGCATCCGGTGCCCGCGTCACGCCCGACCCTGAGCCAGGCCGACGTCTTCGAGGCACGCGACGCCGTGCTGGCCGTACACATGGCGCCGGCGCTGGAGGAGTACCTGGCGCAACTGGTGCTGGCTACCCGCAATGCCGCTGCCTATGGGCCCGAACTCAAGCGCTGGATTGCCTGGGGCGCGAGTCCGCGCGGCACCATCGCG is a window encoding:
- the pilQ gene encoding type IV pilus secretin PilQ; protein product: MRQASRYVIVGLLTLGAAWSNVAAAATSTLKEISFDTLPGGRIELHLNFAQGPVPEPKIFTTGNPPRIAVDFADTDNAAPRHIDINKGSTTGVSAVSAGGRTRVVVELMRESTYRSRVEGNSLVLTVNNGTDATTTTTAATIDPSKALPSAMNGPSVSNIDFRRGPNGEGRVLIDFSGAGANADMKTQGDKVVVELGQVNLPPNLAQRLDVLDFATPVQSIVTKAGVRGGARMEIAVKGPVDASAFQSGNQYVVEIAAKKKDPKAADGKLAKGQEPVYNGNRVTFNFQDIPVRSALQLLADISGLNLVASDTVGGSVTLRLVNVPWDQALDVVLRAKSLDKRRNGNVIWIAPQEELAKYEQNIADARLKAEDNAELVTDYVPISYGKAKDIAKLLTTGSMQSQGGGGAGGANSSHGFLSSRGSVSFDERTNTLLINDNPQKIRELRELIAVLDKPVQQVLIESRIVIATDNFTRDLGVKWGVQATRTLPGGNVIATNPSGDGAVSLATSQHNANVTNAVNMANFLNGGSVGPVPTPPTVTYPGGANVNLPVTSPAGQLGLAILGKNFLVDLELSAAQTEGRGEVISSPRVITSNQQEAVIRQGQEIGYVTFQNSATGAAGSGTATVQFKDAVLELKVTPTITADNRVYLMINVKKDALASFITVPGSGQVPQIDTREINTSVLVDNGQTVVLGGIYEITKQNTATKVPGLGDIPGLGFLFRSTSRESDKAELLIFVTPRILSESLQ
- a CDS encoding pilus assembly protein PilM → MGLFTPKKPPLVGVDISSTAVKLLQLSQAGGRYRVEHYAVEPLPPNAVVEKNIVEVEAVGEAIRRALARSGSKLKHASAAVAGSAVITRVIPMPSELSEDDLEGQIQVEANQYIPYPIDEVSLDYEVLGPVRDNPEMNNVLLAASRTENVDMRVAALDLGGLSAKVVDVEAFAMENAFAMVADQLNVGRDALVAVVDIGATMTTLSVLRNQRTIYSREQVFGGKQLTDEIMRRYGLSYEEAGRAKRKGGLPDSYESEALEPFKESLIQQIGRLLQFFFAGSEYSKVDQVVLAGGCASIEGIGPMLEDQLGVPCVVANPLARMSLSPRVQAQSLAQDAPALMIAVGLALRSFD
- a CDS encoding type 4a pilus biogenesis protein PilO; the protein is MKFLSDLQNLDRNNIGGWPQSIKVFFTALVFVLVVFLGWYLYVSDQQTTLEQLVGKEDQLKQEFSQKQAKSVNLEALQQQLDEMQDMLRQLLRQLPSKTEMPELLVDISQTALSAGLETELFQPGPESPKDFYAEKPITLRMVGTYHQFGTFISGVASLPRVVILTLHDVSLTPKNAPAAGKAGAPASAAPAGGLLVLQGTVKTYRYLEDDESAEAKAANAKSAGGKTQAAKTGGQK
- a CDS encoding PilN domain-containing protein; translation: MAHINLLPWRAERRKQREREFFMQLGAALVAAILVLLLWTAWMGQRVDNQNDRNTLLQGEIKQLDERIVKIKDLEKVRERLLARKQIIEQLQANRSQMVHLFDELVRTIPASARLGGLKQSGDSLTLDGVAQSNASVAEYMRNIEASPWMGHADLRKTENTHAGDTRMPYNFGLDVALSRPKSDENGEVSDDDQAPIVPTAKPAPAAGAPATPPAPAPAAATQPSKPAAATSVSAGAKPTSPAGNGGAKS
- a CDS encoding pilus assembly protein PilP, with the protein product MSKLTAIRSVVRATRILPVLAALLVLAGCTRGTSDLRDWVDQEKHKKGAPIPPLPVIKTFETFQYNDQGRRDPFSPSTAELQQGNANSGPRPDENRSKEPLEMFALDSLKMVGTVGGGTGIEVLVKDPGGVIHRVHRNEYMGQNYGRVTAIGDDHIDLVELVSNGNGGWMERPASIALSEK
- a CDS encoding AAA family ATPase, with the protein product MDMPQAQPASRLQQAFLRVRDELQRSVIGQPHLIDCLLVALLADGHLLVEGAPGLAKTTAVKALAGCIEADFHRVQFTPDLLPADLTGTDIFRPQSGNFEFEQGPLFHNIVLADEINRAPAKVQSALLEAMAERQITVGRSTWHLPDLFMVMATQNPIEQEGTFALPEAQLDRFVMHVTIGYPDAASELAILKLARDQARRSLHPVPASRPTLSQADVFEARDAVLAVHMAPALEEYLAQLVLATRNAAAYGPELKRWIAWGASPRGTIALDRCARAHAWLAGRDYALPEDVHAIAHEVLRHRVLLSYEAEAEGVRSDQVIKRVLDLVPLP